From the genome of Clostridium sp. BNL1100, one region includes:
- a CDS encoding TetM/TetW/TetO/TetS family tetracycline resistance ribosomal protection protein has translation MKKLIIGILAHVDAGKTTLSESILYLSGKIGKLGRVDNKDAYLDTYELERSRGITIFSKQAVFETDGVNITLLDTPGHVDFSAEMERTLQVLDYAILVISGADGVQGHTKTLWQLLDMYNIPAFIFVNKMDQNGTDKEKLIKDMKKQLGDGCIEFGKVETTEFYEQLSMCDETILETYLEKGHLETKQICKAIKERKLFPCFFGSALKLEGIEELMQGIAKYAMIPSYPEEFGAKIFKITRDEQGNRLTHLKLTGGKLKVKDLLTNGKWEEKVNQIRIYSGKKYETVSELEAGSVCAVTGLNQTRPGEGLGIESATGLPLLEPVLFYRIILPEGCDPRMILPKLRQIEEEEPELNIVWDEQLQEIHAQIMGEVQIEILQSVIQSRFGVSVSFDAGRIVYKETIANTVEGVGHFEPLRHYAEVHLLLEPGEPGSGLQFGLECSEDILGRSWQRLILTHLGEKVHKGVLTGSALTDVKITLVSGRAHNKHTEGGDFRAATYRAVRQGLMEAESILLEPYYTFQLELPEKMVGRAMTDIEKMHGTSQISQTNGETAILVGSAPVISMRNYQKEVNAYTKGVGRLFCSVKGYEPCHNTQEVIDSIGYDSERDMANPTGSVFCANGTGFSVPWDEVKNYMHVESYLQNKDNSLKETEKKHGISQELSISLEEIDRIINRTYYVNQGKKSAWKRRKTAEESYYEKASYMSAHKEIKEEYLLVDGYNILFAWPELKELSDKDIDAARMKLLDLLSNYQGIRQCRIIVVFDAYRVQGHREEIVSYHNIHVVYTKEAQTADQYIEKFAHDNQKKYNITVATSDGLQQIIVRGAGCTLLSARELKIDVEEANRRIKEKFQEIQGRDRSYLMDALPEEAKQQMEILIKEEKDSK, from the coding sequence ATGAAAAAACTAATCATTGGAATATTGGCACATGTTGATGCAGGCAAGACGACATTATCAGAGAGTATCCTTTATCTTAGCGGTAAAATTGGGAAATTGGGAAGAGTAGACAACAAGGATGCGTATTTGGATACCTATGAGTTGGAAAGGTCAAGAGGGATTACTATTTTTTCCAAACAGGCTGTATTTGAAACAGACGGGGTAAATATTACATTACTGGATACACCGGGGCATGTAGATTTTTCAGCTGAAATGGAGAGAACACTACAAGTGTTGGACTATGCCATTTTGGTTATAAGCGGTGCAGATGGAGTTCAGGGGCATACAAAAACACTGTGGCAGTTATTAGATATGTACAATATACCTGCCTTTATATTTGTTAATAAGATGGATCAGAACGGGACGGATAAAGAAAAATTAATAAAGGATATGAAAAAGCAGTTAGGCGATGGGTGTATTGAATTTGGGAAGGTTGAGACAACAGAGTTTTACGAGCAGCTGTCCATGTGCGATGAAACAATTCTTGAAACCTATTTGGAAAAAGGGCATTTAGAGACTAAGCAGATTTGTAAAGCTATAAAAGAGCGCAAATTATTTCCGTGTTTTTTTGGTTCAGCTTTGAAATTGGAAGGTATTGAGGAATTAATGCAAGGAATAGCAAAGTATGCAATGATACCTTCCTATCCAGAAGAATTTGGGGCTAAAATATTTAAAATAACAAGGGACGAACAAGGGAACCGTCTTACCCATTTGAAGCTTACAGGGGGGAAGTTAAAGGTAAAAGACCTCTTGACAAACGGAAAATGGGAAGAGAAAGTAAATCAAATTCGTATTTATTCGGGAAAGAAATATGAGACAGTAAGTGAATTAGAGGCGGGTTCGGTATGTGCAGTAACAGGACTCAATCAGACCAGACCGGGAGAGGGCTTGGGAATAGAGTCAGCCACAGGTTTACCTCTGTTGGAACCCGTTTTATTTTACCGGATTATACTTCCGGAAGGTTGTGACCCAAGAATGATACTTCCAAAGCTTCGGCAGATTGAAGAAGAGGAACCGGAGCTTAATATTGTATGGGACGAGCAGTTACAGGAGATACATGCACAGATTATGGGAGAAGTGCAGATAGAGATACTCCAGAGTGTGATACAAAGCCGTTTTGGAGTGTCGGTGTCCTTCGATGCAGGAAGGATTGTGTATAAGGAAACAATTGCGAATACGGTTGAGGGAGTAGGTCATTTCGAACCACTAAGACATTATGCGGAAGTTCATCTTTTATTGGAACCGGGAGAGCCGGGAAGCGGTCTGCAATTTGGATTGGAATGTAGTGAGGATATTCTGGGCAGAAGTTGGCAAAGATTGATTCTAACCCATCTGGGAGAGAAAGTGCATAAAGGTGTGCTTACAGGGTCAGCTCTTACCGATGTTAAAATTACTCTTGTTTCAGGCAGGGCACATAATAAACATACAGAAGGCGGAGACTTCAGAGCAGCAACCTACCGTGCAGTAAGGCAGGGCTTAATGGAAGCAGAATCCATACTCCTTGAGCCGTATTATACGTTTCAGTTAGAACTGCCGGAAAAAATGGTAGGCAGAGCTATGACTGATATTGAGAAAATGCATGGCACAAGCCAAATATCGCAGACAAATGGCGAAACTGCCATTTTAGTTGGGAGTGCCCCTGTTATCAGCATGAGGAATTATCAGAAAGAGGTAAATGCATACACCAAAGGTGTCGGCAGACTATTTTGCAGTGTGAAAGGTTATGAACCCTGCCATAATACACAGGAAGTCATAGATAGTATTGGATATGACTCCGAAAGAGATATGGCAAACCCTACAGGCTCAGTATTTTGTGCAAATGGAACGGGATTTTCTGTGCCTTGGGATGAAGTAAAAAATTACATGCATGTGGAAAGCTACCTTCAAAATAAAGATAATTCATTAAAAGAAACTGAAAAAAAACATGGTATATCTCAAGAATTGTCTATCAGTTTAGAGGAGATTGACCGGATTATCAATAGAACCTATTATGTGAATCAGGGTAAAAAGTCTGCATGGAAAAGACGCAAAACAGCCGAGGAAAGTTATTATGAAAAGGCTTCCTATATGAGTGCACATAAGGAAATCAAAGAAGAATATCTCCTTGTGGACGGCTACAATATTTTATTTGCATGGCCTGAACTAAAAGAGCTCTCGGATAAGGATATAGATGCGGCGAGAATGAAACTTCTTGATTTGCTCAGCAATTATCAGGGAATTCGCCAATGTCGGATTATAGTGGTATTTGATGCTTACCGTGTTCAAGGCCATCGTGAGGAAATAGTAAGTTATCATAACATCCATGTGGTATATACTAAAGAGGCACAAACGGCGGATCAGTATATTGAAAAATTCGCCCATGACAATCAGAAAAAATATAATATAACAGTTGCAACATCCGATGGTTTGCAGCAGATAATTGTAAGGGGTGCAGGGTGTACCTTGTTATCTGCCAGAGAGCTGAAAATTGATGTTGAAGAGGCCAATAGAAGAATAAAAGAGAAGTTTCAGGAAATACAGGGAAGAGACCGCAGCTATCTGATGGATGCATTGCCGGAGGAAGCGAAACAGCAAATGGAGATATTGATTAAAGAAGAAAAGGATAGCAAATAA
- a CDS encoding chromosome condensation regulator produces the protein MERISLKFYRDTVAAGCRHTVGLKSDGTVTAVGDNKYGQCDVSSWRDIVAVAAANVHMATNTGNSHTIGLKSNGTVVAVGWNKYNQCDVSGWSDIVSIAAGWRRTMGLKSDGTVVAVGRNNEEQCNVSCWRDIVAIAAGDWHTIGLKSDGTVVAVGNNQYGQCNVSSWCDIVAVAAGYLHTVGFKSDGTVTTVGLNKHGQCNVSGWHDIVAIAAGSNHTIGLSADGTLKAVGWNEYGQCNVCGLRNIVSVAAGCAHTLGLKSDGTVIALGDNKYGQCDVGGWLCIQQSDKR, from the coding sequence ATGGAACGTATTTCACTGAAATTTTACAGAGATACCGTAGCGGCGGGCTGTCGTCATACTGTTGGACTTAAATCTGACGGAACAGTGACAGCCGTGGGTGATAATAAATATGGTCAATGTGATGTTAGTAGTTGGCGTGATATTGTCGCAGTGGCAGCTGCTAATGTTCATATGGCGACGAATACGGGTAATTCTCATACAATCGGCCTTAAATCCAATGGTACAGTGGTGGCTGTGGGGTGGAATAAATATAACCAATGCGATGTAAGCGGCTGGAGCGATATTGTGTCGATAGCGGCAGGTTGGCGCCGTACCATGGGGCTTAAATCGGATGGTACCGTGGTAGCTGTGGGACGAAATAATGAAGAACAATGCAATGTAAGTTGCTGGCGTGATATAGTGGCAATAGCAGCGGGTGACTGGCATACCATCGGGCTTAAATCAGATGGTACGGTGGTGGCTGTTGGTAATAATCAGTATGGCCAATGCAATGTAAGTAGTTGGTGCGACATAGTTGCGGTTGCGGCAGGTTACCTTCATACAGTCGGGTTTAAATCGGATGGCACTGTGACCACTGTGGGTTTGAATAAGCATGGTCAATGCAATGTAAGCGGTTGGCACGACATAGTAGCGATAGCAGCAGGGAGTAATCATACCATCGGTCTTAGTGCTGATGGTACCCTGAAGGCTGTAGGTTGGAATGAGTATGGACAATGCAATGTATGTGGTTTGCGCAATATTGTTTCGGTTGCGGCGGGTTGTGCTCACACTCTTGGACTTAAATCTGACGGAACAGTGATAGCCCTGGGTGATAATAAATATGGCCAATGCGATGTGGGCGGTTGGTTATGTATCCAACAGTCTGATAAGCGTTAG